GGCAGTTGGCAGTTGGCAGTTGGCAATTTTTGCAATACCCAACGAATGAAGTATATGCTTAGTGTAGAGATGCTTAATATCTTTTCGGGATATAAGATTGATTTTAGTATTCCAGTTATTAAGTAAATTAGCTAATTGGGTAAACTGCTTTATTTGGCGGGTATTTAGATTAGGGAAGTATTTTAAGATTATTTCCAAAATAATTAATAGTATCGGAATTTCAATGTTTAAATGAAATTTATATTCAAATCTATTATTTGTGCTCTTAATGAACAGCTACTGGGCTCTGGTTACTGGGTTCTGGATTATTTGCTTTCGGCAGGCAGGTTGGTAATTCTTTCTGACAGTAATCACTACCTTTACCCAGCAACCAGTACCCAGTAACCAGCAACTAACTTCTTAATTTCACTTCAATATATCGAGATTTCATCCCGAGTACTCGGGAGAGAAACTGAAATTTATATAGAGTCTTTCTTATGTTTGACCATCTCATAGAGAAGTTCACGGCCACGGTGGAGCTGGGCTTTTATAGTACCAAGAGGAGCATTAAGCTTTTTAGCTATTTCATTATACGAAAGTTCCTGAAAATATCTGAGCTCAATAAGTTTCCTGTATTTAGGAGGAAGTTTGGTCACTACTTCCTGTATAATTTCAATTTTTTGGATCTTTATCGTTTCTTCCTGTGGGTCAAGATCACGGTCTTTAAGATCCATACTTTTTTCCTCTCCTGAATCATCGGTAGGTGAAGAATCAATGCTGTAGGTGCTGATCTTTTTTTTCCTGATAAAATCTATACAATTGTTTGTAGCAATTTTAAAAAGCCAGGTACTAAAGGTGAATTCGGGATTAAAAGAATCCAAACTTTTAAATGCTTTTGCAAATGCTTCAATGGTAAGATCTTCGGCATCATCTACATTTCTAACCATTTTTAAAAGCATGTGGAAGACTGGCCCCCTATACCTGTTCATCAATTCGGCATATGCTTTTTCATCACCGGTTTCAATTGCCAGGGTTATCAGTTTAAAATCCTGTTTTGCTTTTTCTGAAAATTCTTTATCTAATTCCATCTGGTATTTTTAGAAAACAAAGCAATAGCTCCTGTAAAAAGGTAATAAACAACATACACTGGTTCTAGCAGTGGGATCAAATACCATTTTGTAGTATCACCAAGTTTTTTAATTATTTGAGCAAAAGTAAATAAAATTAATGAGGTTCTCAAAATAAAACAAACTACTAAGATCAACAGGAATTTTTGTGATATTAAAAGCCCAATAACAGAAATATAAAAAAAGAGTTGTGAAATTAAAAGCAGTGTCAATCTTATCTTATCTGTCGTGTTATAGTATTTCCCAGCCGCAAGATGCCTCTTTTTTTGAATAAACCACTGGTGAATGGTTTCTTTGGGCTTCGATGTTGTTTGACTTTCTTTATTGATGGCGATGGAGATATTAGCGCATGGCACTTTACGACATGTTTGATTAATAAACAGGTCATCATCTCCACCGGTTATTTGCATATGCGAGGCAAAGCCATTATGCTTTATAAAAAGCTCTTTTTTGTATGCCAGGTTTCTCCCTACACCCATATAGGGTTTGTTAATTAAGGCAAATGAAAAATATTGTATCGCTGTATAAAGTGTTTCGTACCTGATCAGGCTGTTTAGCATAGCGCATAGCGCATAGCGCATAGCCCCGCCGGTAGAGACGCCCAATTTGGACGTCTCTACCGGCGGGGCTCCCGGGTAACTCGGGACGCTATGCGCTTGATAATATTGTGAATAGCCAAGCACAATTTCTGTACCATTTGAAAACTGCTTTTGCATTTCACTGATCCAGCGCTCACTTAAGGGCATACAATCTGCGTCTGTGAATAATAAAAGATCATGTTTTGCTGATTTGATGCCTTGCGTAAGTGCATATTTTTTGGGATTCATTTTTGGGGGTGTTTTATTAATTCTAATAATCTTTAGGGGTTCAAAATTTTGAACCCCTGCTTCGATCGCAAGATTTTTTACATAATCAAAAGTACCATCATCGGACCGGTCATCAACAATGATCATTTCATAATTTTGATGATCCTGTTTTAGCAATTCGGGTAACAGTTCTTTTAAATTTGATAATTCATTATGGGCACAAACTATTACTGACACAGGCTGAGTGGTTGAGTGGTTGAGTGGCTGAGTGGTTGAATGATTAAAGCTTGCCAGCCGTGAAAAAATAAAAAGTATGTAATAACATTGTATTGTAACGCTGGCAATAAATATATATAGAAATAGTGTTTCCATGATATTTTAATATAATTTGGGCTTTTGGTAGATCTGAAAATTTGCCAATCCCATTTTTTGCAAAAAATGACACAAAGAAACCCTCAAAACCCCAAATCCATAGACAAGGCTTCTTTTAAAGTTAATGGATGAGGCTTCTTCAAAGTATTTGGTCGGGCAGGTTACTTCTGCAATATCATAGCCGGCATAAATAATTTGAGACAGCATTTGGTTGTCAAATACAAAATCGTCTGAGTTAGCCTTGTAGTTGATATTCATCAATACTTCTTTTGAAAAAGCCCTGTAACCTGTGTGATATTCAGAAAGCTTTTCATTGATGAGTAAATTTTGAAAAAAGGTTAAAAAACGGTTGGCTATATATTTATAGTAGGGCATGCCTCCTTTAATAGCTCCCCTGCCCAGAATTCTTGATCCTAAAACTACGTGGTACAAGTCATTGGCTATGATGCTTGTTAAGGCAGGTATCAGCTTAGGTGTATATTGGTAATCGGGATGAAGCATGATAATTATATCGGCACCTAATTCCAATGCCTTGTTGTAACAGCTTTTCTGATTACCGCCATATCCCATATTCTTTTGATGTTTGATGATATGTCTGATGCCGAGTTTTTTTGCCACTTCAAAGGTATTATCACTGCTGGCATCATCTACGAGAACTACTTCATCAACGATATCCAGTGGGATTTCCTGGTAAGTTTGCATTAAGGTTTTTGAGGCATTGTAAGCGGGTAGAACTACTACTACTTTTTTGTGATTGTACATTTCTTTAATGAATAAACTTTAATTGTTCCTTTTTGCAATATTAGCTGATCTAAAAGTTTTTTTAACTGAATATTTTTATCAATTTTCCGGGAGTCAGAATACAAATATTCAGCTCCTTTATTTATCATTTCTTTTAAGCTATTATAATTAAGGTCATTATTTCTAAAGACCCATCCCTTTTTGTCTATGTAGTAGAGGTAGATGTAGGAAGATATATCATTACCTACAACACATTTTGCTGAGTGGTTGAATGATTAAAGCTTGCCAGCCGTGAAAAAATAAAAAGTATGTAATAGCTTTGGATTACAATACTTGCAATGAGAATGTAAAGAAAAAGAGATTCCAATATATTCGTAAGTTAAAATTCACATTTTAGTTGGTAATTTGTATACAATATAGTGATCATTCTCAAATATTGATTTGTAAGATAGTTGGGGTATCGGATTTTCAAAATAAGTTTTATTAATAAATAAATACCTGCAACCCTTTACGATCAAGCTTTCGATATTAACAACATTTAATATTTCGTCATTATCCAACGTCCATCCTTTTCGGTGCGTAAAATACAGATCACGCGGATTTGCTCCCCCGTTTATTGCAATCAAGTCTGATTTTGCAGAAAAATTATCAGCGATAGATTCCAGTCTTAATCTATAGACTTCTGTTTTTTTAATTCTAAAATCATGCTGCCAGGCAGCAATCCCTGATATTACAATTACTGTGAGAATTAATTTTGCTACCCATTTTACCTTAAACCGGAGTATTGCATAAGCTGCCATTAAAGTCATTATTACAGTATATGGAATTATATAATAGCTATGATGAGCAAAATAGTAACCTGCTTTTGTCATAAATATTGAAAAGAACAAAGTAGTTATGATAAAAATATTAATAAGTAATTTGTTTTTTTTAATAAAAGCAAATATGATCCCCATGATAAACATTCCAAAACCTACATAATTTAATGCGTCAAAATAGAATTTTTCTGCTGCTTGATCAAAGTGTGTTACCAATTCTTTAAATCCATGGATAAATGATGTACCCATGTAAAAATGCCAAAATTCATATTTGCTTACCAAATAAGGTACCCAGTAAAAATACCAGGACGAAATAATTACCAGTGCCCCCGATCCTGCTAAAACTACTGAGAGCTTTCTTTTAATTAAGATGTTTTTGTCAAACAGAGGAATACATAAAATAGTTAAAAGATATATAGAGGGAATTTTTGATAAAACTCCTAATGTAGCAAACATAAAAAACAGCAATAATCTCCAGTATGTTCCATAATCAAGAAATTTGAGTGCATAATATATACTTATCAAAACAAAAGAAACGCTAAATGTATCAGGCATGATCTTGCGTGAGTAATTAAACCAGATAGAGCTTAATAAAATAATTCCTGCATAAAAAGCCAGCTTGGGCTGAAAATATTTTTTTATTAATAAGTAAAAAAAATATACTCCTATAGACGATACTACCAGGTTCAGTAGTCTGCCGTACCAATGAGCAAAGCCAAATAATTCGGATATTAAAAAGATCAGATAATTTAAAAGGGGAAATTCCATACCCGTAATTCCGGTTTTTTCCCCTGCCATATCCACTCTTGGATACAAAATATTTGAATCAATTTCAAGGAAGTTCCTGGCTACCATATTTACAGTAACCTGTCTCCAGCTATGAGCGCCTTCAAGAGGAGGGTTTGTGATCCCATAAAGCCTGATAACAAAAAATAGCAATACCCAGAATCTAAAATCTGTCAAAATTGTTTTGCTATATTTTGTAAATATTTTTCCCATTTTTAAATTCTTAAAACTCATGCAGTCTTTGAGCAATATTCAATCTTATTGCAAGAGATATAAAAAAGGTTTCGTTATCTCTTCTATCCAAATCACTGTCGAGCTTTCTGTATATCTGTTTGAGATCAATAAAGAGGTTGTGCCTGACCTGGTATGAGATCGTAAGATCTGCAAAAAGCAGGTTTGTTTTTATACCTTGTGCGATTTTATTATTATATTCTTGTTCATGCGTTGCATAGTTCAACAAAACATTTCCGCCCCAATTAGAACCGGAACTATCAGTTCCATAAGTCGCTGAAATTAGTTTACCAACAATTTGTAATTTACCAATGGGTTGATAACGAACGATGGCAATTACTTCCCTGAAATTAGCTCCCAGCGGATGGGCTAATGGCTGGTTATAGTGAGTATAGTTTGTAAAATTATTGAAATGTGCATAAA
This region of Cytophagales bacterium genomic DNA includes:
- a CDS encoding glycosyltransferase family 2 protein, with the translated sequence MYNHKKVVVVLPAYNASKTLMQTYQEIPLDIVDEVVLVDDASSDNTFEVAKKLGIRHIIKHQKNMGYGGNQKSCYNKALELGADIIIMLHPDYQYTPKLIPALTSIIANDLYHVVLGSRILGRGAIKGGMPYYKYIANRFLTFFQNLLINEKLSEYHTGYRAFSKEVLMNINYKANSDDFVFDNQMLSQIIYAGYDIAEVTCPTKYFEEASSINFKRSLVYGFGVLRVSLCHFLQKMGLANFQIYQKPKLY
- a CDS encoding glycosyltransferase family 39 protein, with translation MSFKNLKMGKIFTKYSKTILTDFRFWVLLFFVIRLYGITNPPLEGAHSWRQVTVNMVARNFLEIDSNILYPRVDMAGEKTGITGMEFPLLNYLIFLISELFGFAHWYGRLLNLVVSSIGVYFFYLLIKKYFQPKLAFYAGIILLSSIWFNYSRKIMPDTFSVSFVLISIYYALKFLDYGTYWRLLLFFMFATLGVLSKIPSIYLLTILCIPLFDKNILIKRKLSVVLAGSGALVIISSWYFYWVPYLVSKYEFWHFYMGTSFIHGFKELVTHFDQAAEKFYFDALNYVGFGMFIMGIIFAFIKKNKLLINIFIITTLFFSIFMTKAGYYFAHHSYYIIPYTVIMTLMAAYAILRFKVKWVAKLILTVIVISGIAAWQHDFRIKKTEVYRLRLESIADNFSAKSDLIAINGGANPRDLYFTHRKGWTLDNDEILNVVNIESLIVKGCRYLFINKTYFENPIPQLSYKSIFENDHYIVYKLPTKM
- a CDS encoding glycosyltransferase; amino-acid sequence: METLFLYIFIASVTIQCYYILFIFSRLASFNHSTTQPLNHSTTQPVSVIVCAHNELSNLKELLPELLKQDHQNYEMIIVDDRSDDGTFDYVKNLAIEAGVQNFEPLKIIRINKTPPKMNPKKYALTQGIKSAKHDLLLFTDADCMPLSERWISEMQKQFSNGTEIVLGYSQYYQAHSVPSYPGAPPVETSKLGVSTGGAMRYALCAMLNSLIRYETLYTAIQYFSFALINKPYMGVGRNLAYKKELFIKHNGFASHMQITGGDDDLFINQTCRKVPCANISIAINKESQTTSKPKETIHQWFIQKKRHLAAGKYYNTTDKIRLTLLLISQLFFYISVIGLLISQKFLLILVVCFILRTSLILFTFAQIIKKLGDTTKWYLIPLLEPVYVVYYLFTGAIALFSKNTRWN
- a CDS encoding sigma-70 family RNA polymerase sigma factor yields the protein MELDKEFSEKAKQDFKLITLAIETGDEKAYAELMNRYRGPVFHMLLKMVRNVDDAEDLTIEAFAKAFKSLDSFNPEFTFSTWLFKIATNNCIDFIRKKKISTYSIDSSPTDDSGEEKSMDLKDRDLDPQEETIKIQKIEIIQEVVTKLPPKYRKLIELRYFQELSYNEIAKKLNAPLGTIKAQLHRGRELLYEMVKHKKDSI